The Prunus persica cultivar Lovell chromosome G7, Prunus_persica_NCBIv2, whole genome shotgun sequence genome has a segment encoding these proteins:
- the LOC18769361 gene encoding protein LIKE COV 1: MGDEKSSSSTIMASRDREPRDRELLIPVADSTDEDASFKPSSSSSISHHTGRETFSKVVRSWASKKFMTGCVILFPIAITFYITWWFIHFVDSFFSPIYAQLGINIFGLGFVTSITFIFIVGVFMSSWLGASVLGLGEWFIKRMPFVRHIYNASKQISSAISPDQNTQAFKEVAIIRHPRIGEYAFGFITSSVVLQSYSGDEELCCVYVPTNHLYIGDVFLVNTKDVIRPNLSVREGIEIVVSGGMSMPQILSTLDNRIMPMDS; this comes from the exons ATGGGCGATGAGAAATCGTCGTCGTCGACTATAATGGCGAGCAGAGACAGAGAACCGCGAGATCGTGAGCTTCTCATTCCCGTGGCTGACTCCACCGATGAAGATGCTTCTTTCAAACCCTCTTCGTCTTCCTCTATTTCGCACCACACCGGCCGCGAG ACATTTTCCAAAGTAGTTAGAAGTTGGGCATCAAAAAAGTTCATGACCGGATG TGTGATCCTGTTTCCGATAGCAATCACTTTCTATATAACGTGGTGGTTTATTCACTTTGTGGATAGCTTCTTCTCCCCAATCTATGCTCAACTTGGAATCAACATTTTTG GTCTTGGATTTGTCACTTCCATTACTTTCATATTTATTGTTGGCGTGTTCATGTCATCATGGTTGGGTGCGTCTGTCCTGGGCCTTGGTGAGTGGTTCATCAAAAGAATGCCGTTTGTTCGTCATATCTACAATGCCTCCAAGCAGATTAGTTCCGCCATATCCCCAG ATCAAAACACGCAAGCCTTCAAGGAAGTGGCCATCATAAGGCATCCACGCATTGGTGAATATGCATTTGGGTTCATAACTTCATCGGTCGTCCTTCAG AGCTATTCTGGAGATGAAGAGTTGTGCTGTGTTTATGTTCCCACGAACCATCTTTACATTGGCGATGTATTCTTGGTCAACACCAAGGATGTCATTAGACCAAATTTATCTGTACGGGAAGGAATTG AAATTGTTGTTTCTGGAGGCATGTCAATGCCCCAGATCCTGTCAACACTCGATAACCGGATTATGCCAATGGATAGCTGA
- the LOC18769522 gene encoding dynein light chain LC6, flagellar outer arm, protein MLEGKASIKETDMPEKMHMQAMACASQVLDNLHDVFDCISIAAHIKKEFDKMYGSGWQCVVGSNFGCFFTHAPGTFIYFSLETLNFLIFKGASS, encoded by the exons ATGTTGGAAGGGAAAGCTAGCATAAAGGAAACAGACATGCCAGAAAAGATGCACATGCAAGCCATGGCTTGTGCTTCTCAAGTCCTTGATAATCTCCATGACGTTTTTGATTGCATATCTATTGCTGCCCACATCAAGAAG GAGTTTGACAAGATGTATGGAAGTGGCTGGCAATGTGTGGTGGGTTCTAACTTCGGTTGTTTCTTCACTCATGCACCTGGGACTTTCATATACTTTTCCCTGGAGACCCTCAATTTCCTCATCTTCAAGGGAGCCTCTTCGTGA
- the LOC18771757 gene encoding uncharacterized protein LOC18771757 yields MPQDGLRSAVYRSFVSCDDPKGVVDCGMIRKSKSGSQKIEQKMENRRKSKNSSTSLDIKTGKHEMIPEKCTGEFQNPSFQLMEISRGAQKLNHTIDSWSSGKRFDGQPKDVAKDLLKGALDLQESLAMLGKLQEASQYMAHLNKKHTEKSERGRNNGVETHRAYSNHYGDHNYVTEFQKPRLSADGSSRSCTEELKKVIRDSLVKQKLVEDTTFVEKPYTFFPQRYMDSCSDSPSTSSSQSSMFHTTSDSTIASAPPQKAKGGPNLIAKLMGIEEYPLQATLKKQLEEGEKISSQQRTMFDIDRPKVRKPQTLAQNVDHERRTLREVLETMRFKGLLKGNYVQEHKPDFHHSHNSDSEKRFTYDSPPIVLIRPLPDPSLELEKNHAPLAQAEEAFYTRKMPKKMGKEEEFCPKTIHYKEGALKSDKTHRKVEAESKRVNHEERAKNHKVAVEKPEEKEVKTKEKASRKLKASHPVDHKPQKKEAIDKKVDRIQKVTAVRNSPEKDVVKAKNVPKSQEQDKLTSTKVRKHESGSNIIKNQTSRQPNTMTNTISKRSTQTVVSNPTERKRNHLKKEKPVKEPIVAKSVTKNVVSEESDKRIDMDDKSDASPISSNITKEEETDTYGSQTEGHCTNSQSSLYDATPPSPEQELDAKTAEEASEHISQSARDGQTLESGENLGDFLLNNPSFLSLAEELFDLKVNSSTILLTSSIHSFGESGRRLFMDCASELIKCRSVQDSKTVDLLLLTCQGKSRICISLDKLVQEVCNGIENLIKYSKLAGENLLADSLHAMLERDIMCRGVVNGTWDLGWRSGFSRDEAEQVVDDIEELVLDGLIEEVFA; encoded by the exons ATGCCTCAAGACGGCCTGAGATCAGCTGTGTACAGATCATTTGTCTCATGTGATGATCCAAAAGGAGTTGTTGATTGTGGGATGATTAGAAAATCCAAAAGTGGTTCCCAGAAAATAGAGCAGAAGatggaaaacagaagaaaGTCCAAGAACTCAAGCACATCTTTGGATATCAAGACAGGGAAGCATGAGATGATCCCTGAAAAGTGCACAGGGGAGTTTCAAAACCCATCTTTTCAGCTTATGGAAATATCTAGAGGAGCTCAGAAGCTGAACCACACGATTGATTCTTGGTCCAGTGGGAAGAGGTTTGATGGGCAGCCTAAAGACGTTGCAAAGGATTTGCTCAAAGGAGCTCTTGATCTGCAAGAGTCTCTTGCCATGCTTGGCAAGTTGCAGGAAGCATCACAGTACATGGCTCACTTGAACAAGAAACACACAGAAAAGTCtgaaagaggaagaaacaaTGGAGTGGAGACTCACAGAGCTTACTCAAATCATTATGGAGATCACAATTATGTGACAGAATTTCAAAAGCCTAGGCTTTCTGCTGATGGGTCTTCTAGGAGTTGTACTGAGGAACTTAAGAAGGTGATCAGAGACAGCCTTGTAAAACAGAAACTGGTGGAAGATACAACTTTTGTTGAAAAGCCTTATACTTTTTTCCCTCAAAGATATATGGATTCATGTTCAGACTCTCCCTCCACCAGCTCAAGCCAATCTTCCATGTTTCATACCACTAGTGACTCCACCATAGCATCAGCTCCTCCACAGAAGGCTAAAGGCGGCCCGAATCTGATTGCCAAACTGATGGGTATAGAAGAGTACCCTTTACAGGCCACTCTCAAGAAACAGTTGGAGGAGGGTGAGAAGATTTCTAGTCAGCAGAGAACTATGTTTGATATTGATAGGCCGAAGGTGAGAAAGCCTCAAACTTTAGCTCAAAATGTTGATCATGAAAGGAGGACCTTGAGGGAAGTTCTTGAGACGATGCGATTTAAAGGACTTCTGAAAGGCAATTATGTTCAAGAGCATAAACCTGATTTCCATCATTCCCATAACTCTGATTCTGAAAAACGATTCACTTATGACAGTCCACCTATTGTACTTATAAGGCCTCTTCCTGATCCATCTCTTGAATTGGAGAAGAACCATGCACCATTGGCTCAGGCAGAGGAAGCTTTCTACACCAGAAAGATGCCAAAAAAAAtggggaaagaagaagagtttTGTCCCAAAACAATCCATTATAAAGAAGGAGCTTTGAAGTCCGACAAAACGCACCGAAAAGTGGAAGCAGAAAGCAAAAGGGTTAACCATGAAGAAAGAGCTAAAAACCATAAGGTGGCAGTAGAGAAacctgaagaaaaagaagtcaagacaaaagaaaaggcttCAAGAAAGTTGAAAGCTTCTCATCCTGTAGATCACAAACCGCAGAAAAAGGAGGCAATTGACAAGAAGGTTGATAGGATCCAAAAGGTGACTGCTGTTAGGAATTCACCAGAAAAAGATGTAGTGAAAGCTAAAAATGTGCCAAAGTCTCAAGAACAAGACAAATTGACATCTACAAAGGTGAGAAAGCATGAATCTGGATCAAACATCATAAAGAATCAAACTTCCCGACAACCAAATACTATGACAAACACAATCTCAAAACGTTCAACTCAGACTGTAGTGTCTAACCCCACAGAGCGGAAAAGGAATCACTTAAAGAAGGAGAAGCCAGTCAAAGAGCCTATAGTAGCTAAATCAGTT ACCAAAAATGTTGTGAGTGAAGAAAGTGACAAGAGGATTGATATGGACGACAAAAGTGACGCTTCTCCGATCAGCTCCAACATCACTAAGGAAGAGGAAACAGATACCTATGGATCTCAGACTGAAG GACATTGCACTAATTCTCAAAGTTCTCTATATGATGCCACACCACCGAGCCCTGAACAAGAACTAGACGCTAAAACTGCAGAAGAAGCTTCTGAGCACATTAGTCAGAGTGCAAGGGATGGCCAAACGTTGGAAAGTGGAGAAAATCTTGGAGATTTCCTTTTGAACAATCCATCATTTCTGAGTCTTGCAGAGGAGCTTTTTGATCTTAAAGTGAATAGCTCTACAATCTTACTAACATCTTCCATTCACAGTTTTGGAGAATCCGGTAGAAGACTATTTATGGATTGTGCAAGTGAACTCATCAAGTGCAGAAGTGTTCAAGATTCAAAAACAGTTGATCTTTTGCTACTAACATGTCAGGGCAAGTCAAGAATTTGCATATCTCTAGACAAGTTGGTGCAAGAAGTTTGTAACGGGATCGAGAATCTGATAAAATATAGCAAGCTTGCTGGTGAGAACCTTCTTGCAGACAGTCTGCATGCAATGTTGGAGAGAGATATAATGTGCAGAGGAGTGGTAAATGGGACATGGGATTTGGGTTGGAGAAGTGGATTTTCAAGGGATGAAGCTGAGCAAGTAGTGGATGACATAGAGGAACTGGTTTTAGATGGATTGATTGAGGAGGTATTTGCATAA
- the LOC18770563 gene encoding rop guanine nucleotide exchange factor 9 isoform X1 — MVRAFTTQATMQKAKSFQLKRMFEIPRHLQNLIFENGQDGEGDGENVQLLSPCSRTAAEDGPIEAQGMWGANHDKGTASDGDQGERIKSPIDKKPSDMEMMKERFSKLLLGEDMSGGGKGVSSALALSNSITNLAASVFGEQRKLEPMSPDRKARWVKEIGWLLSVTDHIVEFVPSQQNGTNMEIMVTRQRNDLHMNIPALRKLDGMLIGHLDSFGTPSEFWYVKRDAQDSEKGDDAPRNEEKWWKPTVKVPPEGLSDECRRWLQSQKESVNQVLKAAMAINAQVLSEMEIPDNYIESLPKNGRASLGDSIYKCITVDYFDPVEFFDTMDLSTEHKVLDLKDRIEASIVIWKRKMNHKDGKSSWSSVVSLEKRELFEERVETILLLLKQKFPGIPQSALDISKIQYNKDVGYAILESYSRVIESLAFNVMSMVEDVLYADNQARKASSNRRLSVDSSSPFTDNGRSPYAREDADRLSSSETPTKTLFEFMGWNAETDEPDMEKDSSTGNKESYFKEDTEKSMSKPPANINTKRFSYLEKLEKLSGLRSPTARH, encoded by the exons ATGGTCCGAGCTTTTACAACCCAAGCCACAATGCAGAAGGCTAAATCTTTCCAGTTGAAACGTATGTTTGAGATTCCGAGACATCTTCAGAATTTGATCTTTGAGAATGGGCAGGACGGCGAAGGAGACGGCGAAAATGTTCAATTACTGAGTCCATGCTCCAGGACTGCTGCAGAAGACGGTCCGATCGAGGCACAAGGAATGTGGGGAGCTAATCATGATAAGGGTACAGCTTCAGATGGGGACCAAGGAGAAAGGATAAAAAGTCCTATAGACAAGAAACCTTCAG ATATGGAAATGATGAAGGAAAGGTTTTCTAAGCTGCTTTTGGGTGAAGATATGTCAGGTGGTGGAAAGGGTGTCTCTTCGGCTTTGGCTTTATCCAATTCCATAACCAACCTAGCAG CATCTGTTTTTGGAGAACAAAGGAAACTAGAGCCTATGTCTCCTGATAGGAAAGCGAGGTGGGTGAAAGAAATCGGCTGGCTTTTGTCTGTGACAGATCACATCGTTGAATTCGTCCCTTCACAACAGAACGGAACAAACATGGAG aTTATGGTGACTCGGCAAAGAAATGATCTGCACATGAACATTCCTGCCCTACGCAAGCTCGATGGAATGCTCATT GGCCACCTGGATAGCTTTGGAACCCCAAGTGAGTTCTGGTATGTGAAAAGAGATGCTCAAGACTCTGAAAAGGGTGATGATGCCCCAAGAAATGAAGAGAAATGGTGGAAACCCACTGTTAAAGTCCCGCCCGAAGGGCTATCAGATGAATGTCGAAGATGGCTGCAATCTCAGAAGGAATCTGTGAACCAAGTACTAAAAGCAGCAATGGCGATTAACGCTCAAGTACTTTCAGAAATGGAGATACCTGATAACTACATTGAATCCCTCCCTAAG AATGGTAGAGCCAGCCTGGGTGATTCAATCTATAAGTGCATAACAGTGGACTACTTTGATCCTGTCGAATTTTTTGACACCATGGACTTGTCCACAGAGCACAAAGTGCTTGACCTCAAAGACAGGATTGAGGCCTCTATTGTCAtttggaagaggaagatgaaccACAAGGATGGAAAGTCTTCATGGAGTTCAGTTGTGAGCTTGGAGAAGAGAGAACTCTTTGAAGAGAGAGTGGAGACCATATTACTCCTATTAAAGCAGAAGTTCCCAGGAATTCCACAATCTGCTCTTGACATAAGCAAAATTCAATACAATAAG GATGTGGGGTATGCTATTCTAGAGAGCTATTCAAGGGTAATAGAAAGCTTGGCCTTCAACGTCATGTCTATGGTTGAAGATGTTCTTTATGCTGATAATCAAGCTCGAAAGGCGTCATCAAACAGGAGGCTTTCAGTGGACTCATCATCACCATTTACAGATAATGGGAGGTCCCCTTATGCTAGGGAAGACGCGGACAGGTTGAGTTCTTCAGAGACACCAACAAAGACACTCTTTGAGTTCATGGGCTGGAATGCAGAAACAGACGAGCCTGATATGGAGAAGGATAGCTCCACAGGCAATAAGGAGAGCTACTTTAAAGAAGACACTGAAAAGAGTATGAGCAAACCTCCTGCTAACATAAACACCAAGAGATTTTCCTACTTAGAGAAGCTTGAGAAGTTGAGTGGTCTAAGAAGTCCAACAGCTCGGCATTGA
- the LOC18770563 gene encoding rop guanine nucleotide exchange factor 9 isoform X2 — translation MWGANHDKGTASDGDQGERIKSPIDKKPSDMEMMKERFSKLLLGEDMSGGGKGVSSALALSNSITNLAASVFGEQRKLEPMSPDRKARWVKEIGWLLSVTDHIVEFVPSQQNGTNMEIMVTRQRNDLHMNIPALRKLDGMLIGHLDSFGTPSEFWYVKRDAQDSEKGDDAPRNEEKWWKPTVKVPPEGLSDECRRWLQSQKESVNQVLKAAMAINAQVLSEMEIPDNYIESLPKNGRASLGDSIYKCITVDYFDPVEFFDTMDLSTEHKVLDLKDRIEASIVIWKRKMNHKDGKSSWSSVVSLEKRELFEERVETILLLLKQKFPGIPQSALDISKIQYNKDVGYAILESYSRVIESLAFNVMSMVEDVLYADNQARKASSNRRLSVDSSSPFTDNGRSPYAREDADRLSSSETPTKTLFEFMGWNAETDEPDMEKDSSTGNKESYFKEDTEKSMSKPPANINTKRFSYLEKLEKLSGLRSPTARH, via the exons ATGTGGGGAGCTAATCATGATAAGGGTACAGCTTCAGATGGGGACCAAGGAGAAAGGATAAAAAGTCCTATAGACAAGAAACCTTCAG ATATGGAAATGATGAAGGAAAGGTTTTCTAAGCTGCTTTTGGGTGAAGATATGTCAGGTGGTGGAAAGGGTGTCTCTTCGGCTTTGGCTTTATCCAATTCCATAACCAACCTAGCAG CATCTGTTTTTGGAGAACAAAGGAAACTAGAGCCTATGTCTCCTGATAGGAAAGCGAGGTGGGTGAAAGAAATCGGCTGGCTTTTGTCTGTGACAGATCACATCGTTGAATTCGTCCCTTCACAACAGAACGGAACAAACATGGAG aTTATGGTGACTCGGCAAAGAAATGATCTGCACATGAACATTCCTGCCCTACGCAAGCTCGATGGAATGCTCATT GGCCACCTGGATAGCTTTGGAACCCCAAGTGAGTTCTGGTATGTGAAAAGAGATGCTCAAGACTCTGAAAAGGGTGATGATGCCCCAAGAAATGAAGAGAAATGGTGGAAACCCACTGTTAAAGTCCCGCCCGAAGGGCTATCAGATGAATGTCGAAGATGGCTGCAATCTCAGAAGGAATCTGTGAACCAAGTACTAAAAGCAGCAATGGCGATTAACGCTCAAGTACTTTCAGAAATGGAGATACCTGATAACTACATTGAATCCCTCCCTAAG AATGGTAGAGCCAGCCTGGGTGATTCAATCTATAAGTGCATAACAGTGGACTACTTTGATCCTGTCGAATTTTTTGACACCATGGACTTGTCCACAGAGCACAAAGTGCTTGACCTCAAAGACAGGATTGAGGCCTCTATTGTCAtttggaagaggaagatgaaccACAAGGATGGAAAGTCTTCATGGAGTTCAGTTGTGAGCTTGGAGAAGAGAGAACTCTTTGAAGAGAGAGTGGAGACCATATTACTCCTATTAAAGCAGAAGTTCCCAGGAATTCCACAATCTGCTCTTGACATAAGCAAAATTCAATACAATAAG GATGTGGGGTATGCTATTCTAGAGAGCTATTCAAGGGTAATAGAAAGCTTGGCCTTCAACGTCATGTCTATGGTTGAAGATGTTCTTTATGCTGATAATCAAGCTCGAAAGGCGTCATCAAACAGGAGGCTTTCAGTGGACTCATCATCACCATTTACAGATAATGGGAGGTCCCCTTATGCTAGGGAAGACGCGGACAGGTTGAGTTCTTCAGAGACACCAACAAAGACACTCTTTGAGTTCATGGGCTGGAATGCAGAAACAGACGAGCCTGATATGGAGAAGGATAGCTCCACAGGCAATAAGGAGAGCTACTTTAAAGAAGACACTGAAAAGAGTATGAGCAAACCTCCTGCTAACATAAACACCAAGAGATTTTCCTACTTAGAGAAGCTTGAGAAGTTGAGTGGTCTAAGAAGTCCAACAGCTCGGCATTGA
- the LOC18770887 gene encoding probable protein ABIL5: MGFVLYCFLTASFNGFFVFSQKSLWSQTHRYHLSVSFSCSNKNKPHPTHPPTSSKKQGDNQIRRELVFFVLIPLFIIISSASFTNILQKNMEEIQNSKPCSGQDSEAKSKPMDIVSFDKSLQELKDLRSQLHYAADYCESTFLNAKEKKVVMDNTKEYVCRAVVTVVDHLGCVSANLNGLISETNAFSETELRIDCLKQRLFLCEQYSHKLALPKVRWREILPRHNARFLSALRDAEKTSEDLRDPATPASRKTIDNHEFDKEAAMPLFLYTLSHKPSLPEGETNSALVPVRDGLSILSRGPNPTFHFQESRKNRRLKKSGQGHDILSLIRRAKRTV; the protein is encoded by the exons atgggttttgttttgtattgttttCTCACTGCTAGCTTTAatgggttttttgttttctctcaaAAAAGCCTATGGTCACAGACTCACAGATATCacctctctgtctctttctcttgctcaaacaaaaacaagccCCACCCCACTCACCCTCCAACAAGTTCAAAAAAACAGGGAGATAATCAGATAAGGAGAGAGCTTGTCTTCTTTGTCTTAATTCCCCTCTTTATCATTATCTCTTCTGCAAGTTTCACAAACATTTTACAGAAAAACATGGAGGAGATACAAAACTCTAAACCCTGTTCAGGACAAGATTCAGAAGCCAAGTCTAAGCCTATGGACATTGTAAGCTTTGATAAGTCTCTCCAG GAACTGAAAGACCTGCGCTCTCAACTTCATTATGCTGCCGACTACTGTGAATCAACATTCTTGAATGCCAAAGAGAAGAAAGT TGTGATGGACAACACCAAGGAGTATGTATGCAGAGCTGTGGTTACTGTTGTTGATCATCTTGGATGCGTTTCTGCCAACCTCAATGGCCTCATTTCTGAGACTAACGCATTTTCGGAGACCGAGCTTCGAATCGATTGCCTCAAACAA aggctTTTCTTATGTGAACAATACTCCCACAAGCTTGCTCTGCCTAAAGTCCGATGGAGGGAGATATTGCCCAGGCATAACGCACGTTTTTTATCAGCAC TCAGAGATGCTGAGAAAACCAGTGAAGATTTGAG GGATCCTGCAACTCCAGCCTCTCGTAAAACCATCGACAATCATGAATTTGACAAAGAGGCAGCAATGCCACTTTTCTTGTACACATTATCTCACAAACCGTCTTTACCCGAGGGGGAAACTAATTCAGCTTTAG TTCCGGTTCGTGATGGCCTATCAATCCTGTCTAGAGGTCCAAATCCGACATTTCATTTCCAG GAATCTCGGAAGAATCGACGCCTCAAAAAATCTGGGCAGGGTCATGACATCTTGTCACTCATTAGACGAGCTAAAAGAACAGTATGA